tatttaataaatgactgTACTAAAAAGTAAGACAACTACAGATTTGTACCAATTTCATAGAGGCACACGTGTTGAATCTCTCTTTGGTCTGAGGCGAACTCCAGAGCATCCTGAAATGACGCCAGCGCACTGTTGATTTGgcactgaaaaagaaaaagattaattataatgaattatatgtgtgtgtgtgtgtattgtaaaaatacattgcataGTTTGTTACATATCATAggtttattgatttttttataagaaattatttttacagatatttttttttacatacaatttatatgttttgtaataaacaaacaaaccatgtgtttatatatatatatatatatatgtatatgtgtgtgtataaaataaaaatattttgaaatttattGAATGAATgttgaatttatatataaatacattcaaTTTATAACAATTGTTATTAATCGTCACAAATATAGTTTATATTGTAATTTAGCTATAATAAGCACAATTTATAAACATcacattatatacatacatacacatcaattattaatatataattataataaatatttaacatattgGAATAAACATTGTTCATATGATATTGTGATATTGGAGTATACAAAAGTTTATTAAAATCTTACACAcaaacacgcgcacacacaaataataataaattgcaataaatattgtttgttatattgtaattttttattataacacagtgttgaataaaattaattataattattcaaatgtaatatatcatctttttttctttctcatgttCCTGTGCCCTGATATGAGTCGGGACACATGAAACACTGTCATCCTGTATGATATCCAGCAtgacatttgtttttctctaGTGTAGTATAAAAATTACACATTGTAGTCGGTGTATAATTCGTATTGGAGATGATTGATATTAATGGTTAGTTTTGGATGCCTTCCATTGCGTCTAACACACTCATGAAGAAAGTAATTTGTGGTGGTTGCACAGTAATTAAATATCAGTGAAGCATAAACCGCactattatttaaatgatttaatcaCGCCAGTCGATTATCAAGCACCAAGCATCTGCTCTGGTTTCATAATCTCTGATGTGAAATCCCTACATACCCACCTCTAATCTCTGCACCCGTCCCTTGAAGAAGATGAAGAGAGAGGAGTTTGGGTAAACCATTGCCTTCTTATGCAGAATGGCTTTGGCCTCCAGGAGCCCGGCAAGCGAGTCTGAGCCGTCCAGAGCAAAGAAGGGCTGCACCACGGTGTGGTACCACAAAAGAGCCAAACTGAGAGAGAAAAGAAGGCAAAGATACATATAATAACACAGTTTGCGTGTTTATTAGTTGTGTTTGGTTATATATTTGCTGTGTACAAACTGCTACAGCAGCaccgatttttaaaaaaaagcagcatCTTTTCATCTGAAGAACAAATTGGGTACGTTTTGTCCCGGGCTGGATTAAGTATGCTTAAATTCATCTCTATTATTAGAGCTGCTGCGCAATCTGTCAGCCTCTGGCAAGCAACTGCCGAGAACAATGTGTCCAAAGAGAGCTGAAAGAACGGTTACGAACTATGTAGTTAAAGAAAAATCTCTGAAATGATCAAAATGGActagatatttatattttatgaagaAAATATGAATGGTATTTGAAAGTACCAAATTTGCCATAATGTTAGAAtgctctgggtggttgctaggctgttgctaaggtgttctggcggttgctaggtggttgatAAGGTGTTATGGTGCAATAAAGCTAGGGATGGcttccagggtgttgctatgtggtacTACATTGTTCGGCTCTTACTAGAGCATTCTGGCTGGTTACTAGGCTGTTGCTAGgatgttttgggtggttgctaggctgttgATAAGGTATTATGGATGGTCTCGATGTCAATGCTTGGGTGTTGTGGATGGTTTCGAGGGCGTTGCTATGTGGTAGCTAGATtgtttgggtggttgctaagctGTTGCTAGGATGCTCTGGTTGGTTGCTAGACTCTTGTCGATCgtttccagggtgttgctatgcggtacTAGATTGTTTGGCTCTTGCTAGAAGTGAtatttctgttctgttctagGTGGTTTCTAGACTGTTGCTAGGTTGTTGATATGGTATTATAGATGGTCTCACTGCCAATAATGCTAGGGTGTTGTgaatggttgctaggtggttgctccATGATAGACCTCTCCAAATACGCTCAAATTCAAACTTCaacataagtgttttttttctcccccaGCCATTTTAGAAGTCTGATGATCAGGGGTTATTCTCATCGCGTTAATCGCTCTAGATTAGAGGttgaccgattcatcggttttgccgttTAATCGgtaccgatagttgattgccacagctatcggttatcggtaaaaatccatgccgatagttttccggtttgtaaccgttgctggagtggctgagaagggtccgctggcattatacagtacgagagcggcctctagaggcggaaatcactgacagcacgtgttgtttattttgacatgtgacactgcgcgctgcacagagcgggaaactccagactcacatttaaatacagccgacagaaaagcctgccgcggaacagagcgccattcacatagttttctattaaattacattatatttgtcccaaattgttgtaaatgtacataatgacttcaccctagcctataaattatgtattgtgcatttttcagcaaaacgtttgtatttctgtggctctaataaagtctgtatgcttcatatagagagctgtaatacagatcgcgcattctctttccgcttgctctgttttgttttttttaaacaccgaacttcaaactcatttatgccacattgttcattcttgaagcaaacttatgtccgtttggtgattaaataaattgttttagaccgccacttgaattgaacgcaaagcgtctggtgtgtgtgagatacctctgagttctcctagacgcagcgctgcgcttttgcccggtgtgtgactaacttttttattttttttattagataattatcaagtgttaaaaaatagacgcaaataaagtgtgtgagtacacatacaatattccatatgcatgtaattttaatgctatggccttgtgtaggtatttaaagatggccatctttaagcatgactgtttaaattaaatggtaacacttaacaataagagtccattcatagtattaatgaaaactgtagaagtattgttccttgttagagtgtgttcatttcaacattcacttttagctactaataggctacatttttaaattttaaagtttcttcttttaacattagcaaactatgaaataactttaatgatcaatatagtaaataatattaatatttttagtcatttacaaagttttttttttaaatagtaaagcactagctctctttcagtatccattttgaaaactatcggttgattaatctgtatcggccagtgtggttcaacctagctatcggtatcggtaaaatccactattgGTCGACATCTACTCTAGATTACTCATGGAATGTTTTTCAAGTCACTTGTGTGAATACAATCATCGCATAATGCTCTCCTTCATTTTCTGATACAACTAAACGTGTCAATAAGCTCTTCACTGATAGGCTTGCACCATAATGCGTCATGCAAATTTTCCACTTGAGTTGACATTTTTCAACTTGCACGGAAGACGCGATTGAGGCGTATATTACTTGTTCGAGGCAATCATGTCTATTCACATCTTTGCGTTGACTTTGTATGTAATCTGCTCGTGCGAATAATTAAATTAGCTTTTGGTGTGCACACACCAATGGTCTAAAGCAGCTTGCAACTGAACAGTTTTGCATATGAAAAATTTCCGCTTAccacgggattcgaacccacaACCTTGTGATTAAAAGTCTAAAGCTCTACTGACTGAGCAAGCAGAGCAAAATGCTTGAGTTTTCTTGTTCAATTCTGTGATAGCATTTGCTCACACATGCTCATATAACCTTTCCATCTAATGCCCTTTATCTCTAATTGTGACCTTTCAGATGCCATCAATTATGTAACCCCAGTGTGAAACCAGTTGGACATGCGACAGCGTGTGTTCGCACATCAGCAGCGAGGGGTTTTCTTCTGACGTATGAGTGCTATGACGTATGACATTTCTGCAAATGCTAATAATTTAGCCTAAGCTAATGAGAAAAGCATGTCAAATACTGGATTGACGTGCgagaaacacaaaaaaaagtcagCTTACGTGGCGAGCGGTGCCTTCATATCCTTGCTCTCGCTGGCGTATGCTAATGAGGCGAGACCTTGGTGACGGTCTCCAGGGAAGCCCAGTAGGTTGACGATCTTGAGCAGGTGTGGAGGCACCATCGAAATACACAAGTGAAAGAGCCCATAGCCGAAGCTGACCGAACCCTTCAGGCGGTCCAGAACCTCTTCTGTCACCCGGCCGCCACTCTCGGCTGAGGTGTTGTGGTTGGCCTGATCGGAGGCCAGCGCCCCCTGCTGGTCGGAGGAGTGGCGGCGACAGGCTTCCTGCAGCTGGCTGATGTCGCTGTAGCATTTGTTGTACATTTTCCAGGCCTTGCGGAGGATCCAGCCTCCTTTGATGTATGCTGAGGGGCGATAGGTCATAATGAcgttaaatgaaagaaaatgttaGAACTGGCATGATTGagtcttttaatatttttaatgacaagctgaaacattttaaataatccaAACTTGTGTATACTTCAaatagtaaaaaagtaaaatgtaagtaaaaaatatattactattactatataaaatatagtaactctcaaattcaaatataaaattaaagaaattctattatatacaataaaaattaaaagcaaataaaaacaattaaataattgcataattaagccttttaatatttttaatgacaagctaaaaaacaattaataatcCAAATTTGTGCAAATTTaaagtactttaaaaaataattgtaaaattcaaatattaatttccttgatataaatttttcatataaaaacaaaaattaaagaaattcacataacaaaatgaattaaatgcatGATTGCATCTTTCAATATTTTTGGTGACACGGAATCATTTTAAAATCCAAATTTGTATatactttaataaaaaataaaaatcataattttctttatattaatttttaaatacaaaatattacatttacagaaattcagttatacaaacaaaattaaaaacaaataaaaataataaaaataactgcaacattaaaccttttattatttttggtgaGAAGctgaatcattttaataatccaaaTTTGTGTATACCTACagtaataaactaaataaaaataatacattttcataatattattaatactaatttcattatgattattttattattaattaataatttaaaatacaaatataaaaaagaaattcagtcatatttaaaaaagttatttaaaattaataaaatacaaaacaataataatgagaaaattaaaaataaaatgagaaaatctAAAATCAAAAATTACACTGCTTAATGTTCTgtgaaaaattgaaaaaagtaaACAAGTAAACATGACATCACACCTGCACTTCTCTACCGTCTAATATTTCAAGTTTGTTTACTCCCCCCCAAAAACAGTGGcatgcaaatgtaaatataaagtttCAATCTGGTTTGTAAAACGTAAACATGTGGAATGCACCTGAGAGTTCCTGTTTGACGAAGGACAGCACGGCGAGATAAACCTGGCAGTCGGCCACGATGATCTGTCTCTGAAGACGATCCACAATCTCCACTCCTGATCTCTGCGAGTCCATCTGGGGCAAAGATAAAAACCAAGACGTTGAGGTGAAGAATCTGGCACACAGATTGAGTGCATCCTGCTGCCACACACTCGTACAAACAAACTCACACTCTTCTTGATTTTGTTGCGGATGGTCTCGATGACGCCGGCGTTGTCGCTCTCGCAGAGCTTTTCAGTAGTTCTCAGGTCATCGCTGGCCATCTGCATTTTTTCCTCCTCGAATGTCATCATGGCATTCTATGATCACACGaatattagggctgcacgatattggaaaaaCCTCACATTGTTTTgacattatattgtttttattgtttttttccagctatatatatatatatatatatgaaaacacATTTAACCAGATGAGTTGAATAGCTATATTTGGTTAGAATGAATGGGGTGATTTTGTAGGGAAATGCATctgcatgaaaaataaaagtaataacaaaaaagctgaaaaattaTGTTATACTTCTGGGAGTTTGAACAAACttggaaaaacttgaaaaatgtgGGTGTTGTCAGTCACACTTGGCTTTATAAGAACCAACTCAAATCTTTCAGGAAccataaagtttttttttttttttttatttttttataaataataaaaaaaaaatagtattttactgTGATTATTATTGtacaaaagaataaattaaatatactgtaacatTATTGTTCTGTAAAAGTTTAAcatatcaaatatttaataaaactgtATGTAAGTGAATAGTGCCACACTTCACTCTGAAACTcagagttttgtttttttcctggaCCAATTCAATAggactataaaataataaagctacaattttattgtgattattacaaacaaaatataaaataaattttaacgTTATTGTAATgtcaaaaaaaatcaaatacttaaaaataatgtgaACAGGTGTTACACTTCACCCTGAAGCCAGTTTtgcatatttacttttttaaaaatcgcAACCATATCACAATATCAATTTTATTTCGATATATGGTGCAGCCCCATACCTGTATAGTTACTGTGTATATCTGTATATTTACTTACATTCATTTAGCAAACGCTTTAGTCTAAACCAGCAGTTTCACACTTGAAAAAAATTTGTGTAgcacgggattcgaacccacaACCAAAAACCAAAAGTCTAAAGCTCTACTGACTGAGCTA
The sequence above is a segment of the Onychostoma macrolepis isolate SWU-2019 chromosome 22, ASM1243209v1, whole genome shotgun sequence genome. Coding sequences within it:
- the ttc39c gene encoding tetratricopeptide repeat protein 39C, whose product is MAGPDSPQQQVEEKAEQIDDAELAFQGINMLLNNGFKESDELFRRYRTHSPLMSFGASFVSFLNAMMTFEEEKMQMASDDLRTTEKLCESDNAGVIETIRNKIKKSMDSQRSGVEIVDRLQRQIIVADCQVYLAVLSFVKQELSAYIKGGWILRKAWKMYNKCYSDISQLQEACRRHSSDQQGALASDQANHNTSAESGGRVTEEVLDRLKGSVSFGYGLFHLCISMVPPHLLKIVNLLGFPGDRHQGLASLAYASESKDMKAPLATLALLWYHTVVQPFFALDGSDSLAGLLEAKAILHKKAMVYPNSSLFIFFKGRVQRLECQINSALASFQDALEFASDQREIQHVCLYEIGWCSMIEMNFEDAYRSFERLKNESRWSQCYYAYLTGVCQGASGDLEGAKAVFRDVQKLFKRKNNQIEQFALKRAEKLRKVSLSRELCILGVVEVLYLWKALPNCSSTKLQLMNQVLQGLDEQSSLGLKHLLLGAIQKCLGNIKDAVQSFQLAVQDEYGRLNNSYVQPYSCYELGCVLLAKPETLSKGRSLLLQAKENYTGYDFENRLHVRIHSALASIKEVVPH